The following are from one region of the Pelagibius sp. CAU 1746 genome:
- a CDS encoding SET domain-containing protein-lysine N-methyltransferase: MFKLAMVPGKGRGLLAERPIAAGSCLERAPAVRLGAGDRALLDQTAFFAYYFAEPRHFGSRSAHDALVVFGRLTFCNHSESPNAVVHWEEDRDGLWAVLEAIADIAIGEEITLFYTNISEYSASDLFI; encoded by the coding sequence ATGTTCAAGCTGGCTATGGTGCCGGGAAAAGGGCGTGGGTTGTTGGCCGAGCGGCCGATTGCCGCCGGCAGTTGCCTGGAGCGCGCGCCCGCCGTGCGTCTCGGGGCCGGAGACCGGGCCCTTCTCGACCAAACCGCCTTCTTCGCCTACTACTTCGCCGAGCCCCGGCATTTCGGCTCTCGGAGCGCGCACGACGCCCTGGTGGTCTTCGGCCGGCTCACATTCTGCAACCATTCAGAGAGTCCCAATGCCGTCGTGCACTGGGAAGAGGATCGGGACGGCCTCTGGGCAGTCCTGGAGGCAATCGCCGATATTGCCATCGGAGAGGAAATAACCTTGTTCTATACCAATATATCGGAGTATTCAGCGTCCGATCTATTTATTTGA